Below is a genomic region from Azoarcus sp. KH32C.
CGCACCGTGCGCGCGATCTTGCTCGCCGAGCGCCAGGTCAACGTCGCAAGCAGCAGGTACAGCCCGAGCCCGACGAAGCCCTGTTCGCCGAGCACTTCGAAATACACGCTATGCACGTCGCGCCAGTTGGTGGGGTCCGGCGCATAAATCGCGAACATCCCACGCTGGAAGGTTTCGAAACCACCGCCGAGGAAACGGTCCCGCGCGAGGTTGAACGCCATCCACCATGCATTGATGCGGCCCATCGCCGACTTGTCCTGATCGTAGGACTGGATGGTGTGCATGCGCTCGTACCAAGCCTCCGGCATCACTTGCAGGACCGCGAACACCGCGCCCACGGCAAGCAGGGCGACCAGGAACTTCTGCCGCGACTTGAACCAGAACATCACACCCATCGCGCCCATGCCGAGCATCGCCCCACGCGACTGCGTGCCGATCGCGGCGATCGCGGTCAGCACCATGACGGCATACACCGCGTTGCGCAACACCACGCGCTCGACACTGCGCGCGGTGAAGTAGAGCAGCGGGATAGTCATGGCCAACGCCAGCCCGATCTCGTTGTTGCCGCCGATGAAGGTGCCCGGCGGCCCCTGTACGCGATAGACGCCGCCATGCAGGATCGTGAAAAGCCCACCCTTGACCCCGTAGAAACCGATCGACAGGGCCATCACCGCGACCAGCCACTTCAGGCGCTCCGGCGTCGTGATCAGCATCATCGCGACGAAGATCATCAGCTGGATCTTGATCACCTTCTCGAATTGCGGCCAGGCCAGTTGCGGATAGACGGCGAAGGTCGTCGTGATCACCATCCAGCCGACGAAGATCATCAGCACGACGGTTTCGCGCTCCCAGGGAATTCGCTTTTCCTCCTTCGAGGCGAGCATCGCGATCAGCGTCGTGATCGCGACGATCATCGCGAACGGCATCGTCGTGCTGAACCCCCACGCCATGCGGTGCGGATTCATGAAGCCCAGCCAGGTCCAGACCAGGATGCCGATCCAGGGCCGCCTGAGGATGAACGGAAGCGTGCCGAAGACGACGAGAGTGACCGCTATGTCGCGCATTCCGGCTGCTCCCGGGCCCCGACGTGACTCATCACGTAGCGATACTTGCCCGATTTCTCGGGACGGATCTCCGCGGCGGTTTCGATCTCGATCCGCACGTCCTGCCCCAGGCGGTTCGCCATCCCCTGCCGGATCCGCGCCTCAATCTCCGGCCCATAGCCGTCGGCCGGGACGACGATGATGCGCGTGAGGTCGAGGCTCTCCTGCACGATGCGGAAAGCCGCGACCTGCGGCAGATCGCGCACGACGTAGATCAGCGCGAGGCCGTGCATCACCGTGCCATCGCGCGCAACGACGAAATCGGTCGTCCGCCCCTGGATGTCCTTCAGTAGCGGCAGGCCGCGTCCGCAGGCGCAGGGCGCCGGGTCGAGCGCGGCGACGTCGCCCGTGCGGTAGCGGATGAAGGGGAAATCGCGCGTCGCGAGATGCGTGACGACGATTTCTCCGCTCTCCCCAATCGGCACCGGCTTGCCCTGCGTATCGACGATTTCGACGACGATATCCTCGGCCGTCAGGTGCATCCCGCCGGAAGGGCACTGGTGGGCGATGAAACCCGCATCGCGCCCGCCGTAGCCGTTCGCGACGCGGCAGCCGAAGATCCGCTCGATCGTCGAGCGCTGGTCGTCGTACAGCCGCTCGGAGGTGCAGAACGCGACCTTGACGCCGAGGTCGTCCATCCGCTGCCCGCGCGCTTCCGCATGACGGCCGATCAGCGACAGCGCCGACGGGTAGCCGAAGAGCATCTTGGGGCGACGCTGGCGGATGCGCTCGACGAAGTTGTCGAGCCGGCTTTCCGACATCTCGAAAGCGGGCAGCAGCTCGGTGCGCATCAGGCCGTCGCGCCAGCGGCGAATGTGATCCTGCGCCCCCAGCTCGATCGGCGACCCCCAGACGACGATCTCCGGGTCGCCGATATCGACCTCCCACCAGCGCGTCGCCCGCCATTTCGCTGCCACGTCGTGGCTCACGCGCTCGGCGCCGATGAAGAAGATCAGCGGTTCGCCGCTCGATCCGCCGGTGTTGAAGCGCGCCAGGTCGCGCGCGTCCTCGGACTTGAGCGCATCGAGGTTGGCGCGGATCTCGGCCTTACCGAGAAAAGGCAGGCGCGCGAGGTCCGCGGCGGTTTGGATCTTGCCGGCATCGAAGCCGATGCGCCCGAAGAGCTCGCGATAATAAGGCACGTGCGCCTGCGCGTGCGCCAGCAAAGCCTGGAGCCGCTCGAACTGCAGGCGCTCGATGCGTCCGCGATCCCACCACTGGCTTTCCTCCAGCAGGCGACGCACCTTCACGGTGTCATGGCGCTTGAGCCGTTCCTGGGCGGGAAACATCAGCTTCGATACGAAGGCCGTGTAAAGATCGCTCATTGCCCACCTCCCTGCCGCGCAACCTGCTCGAACCGCCGCGCGAGCCCTTCGCACAGCTCCGCCACCGCCGGCTCGACGCCCGGCAGCGACTTGTGGCGGATCGAACTCGCAAAGACGCCGCGGGTGATGTCCGCCGAATATGGCACGCCGAGGAAGTCGAAGACCTCCCGGCACTCCCGCTCAGGCTCCTGCACGAGCTGCTCGTAGAACACCAGCCGCACGCGCGCATCGCAATCGAAGCCCTGCTCGAAATACAGCACGTTACGGAAGTACCAGATCAGCGCCGCCGCCGACGCCTCGCTCATCTCCGGATGCCACAGGCTGCGCACGATCGCGTGCGTCGCCTCGGACATGCCGCCGGCGCGCCAATCGTCGACGAGGCGATCGGCCGCAATGCGTGCGACCTGCTTCGTGAAGTTGCCGAAGGAGTTGAGCGCCGAGCGCACCGCATCGCGGTAGTCGCGTACGATCCACACCGTCTTTGCCGGCGCGAACTCCGTCATCAGTGCACTGAGGCGGTCGAGCTCGCACAACGCCTTGATGACGAAGGTCGGCGCACGGGACTCCGCGACGAGCCGGCGGATCACCGTACGTTCGCGCATGCGGTAATTGTCGAAAGCCCGCGGGTCCCGCTCGTGATACACGTCGGTCAGGTAGCTGCGCTCCAGCCTGTCCATCAGCATGTTCGTGCCCGAGCGCTGCATGCCGGCGACGAACACGACCTGCGTGGGCGAGCGCCGCCGCGCCCACTGGTAAGCGGACTTCGACGCGATCAGCATCCTGTGCCCGAGCCGCTCGCGAATCTGTGCGACGTCCAGCCCTTCAGCCATGCACCTGTCCCTCCGCTTGCACCTGCCGCCTGGCGACATCGCCCGCGGCACCGAATGCCCCGAACTCCTCGACGAGCTCCGCCACGCGGCGCGACCATTCGTTGTCGCGCGCGTACGCGACGAGCGCCTCGCGATCCCAGGAGCGCGCAAGCGCCTCCATCACGGCCTCGCGCAGCGCCTCCGGCTCGCCGAACGGCACGACCGCCCCCAGTTCAGGTCGGCACACGACCTCCCGATTGCCGCCGACGTCCGTCGTCACGACCGGCACGCCGCAGGCCATCGCCTCAAGGAAGACGTTCGCCCAGCCCTCGTTGCGCGTCGCGAGCACAAACACGTCGGCCGCCGACAGCGGCCCCTTCAGCTCGTCCGGCTCCACGACGCCCAGAAAGCGCACCGTGTCGGTCAGTCCCAGACTCCCCACCTGCCGCTCCAGCCTTGCACGCCAGTCGCCTTCGGCACTCGCGCCACCGGCGATCAGATACATGAGGCCAGGGAAACGCCGCCGCAAATCGGGCAACAGGTCGATCACCCGATGAAAGCCCTTGCGTTCGGCGAGTCCGCCCACGGAAATCAGTACCGGCGCATCGGCCGGCAAGCCCAGTGCCGCGCGCGCCTCGGCCTTCGGCACCGGAGCGAAACGGGCCGTATCGACGCCGTTGCCGATGACGCGCACCTTGTCGGGCGCAACGCCCAGCTTCAGCGCGAGCTCGCGCAGCGACGCCGACACCGTGAAGACGCGGTCGGCGCCTTCCAGCGCGCGGCGCAGGCGCGGGGCCAGCGCGGGATCCGCCGCGTGCCGCACCTCGGTGCCGCGCATGGTGATCGTGACCGGCACCCGCAACCAGCGCCCCAGGAGCGTCGCCGCGTAGCCGTCCGGGTAGCCGAAATGCGCGTCGAGCACGTCCAGCCGTCCGGCGCGCTTGAGCCGCCACAAGGTCGGCAGACTGCCCAGCGCCAGCAGGATGCCGTCGAGCGATTTGAACAATCCCGGGAAACTCGGGAAGCGACAATGGATGATCTGGATTCCCGCCTGCGTCTCGCGCCGCGGCACCGGCGGCCGGAAGCCCGGCCGCCACAGCCGGATCAGCGACTGCAGCGGAAACCATGGCATGGGTGCGACGACGCTCAGAGGCAGATGACGCGCGACGCGGAACATGCGTTCACGGATGAAGAGCCCGGCGTGCGGCTGAGCGCCGTTGGGAAACAGCGTCGAGAAGACGACGACATGCAGTGGGCTCGCTCCCATGCTAACGCCCCATCGTCGCCGCCAGCATGTCGCCCACCGCGGGCCCCATGTCGCGCATGAAGCTTTCCAGGGCCGCTTCGGCCTTGCCGTGCTCCTCCGCGGCATAGGGCGCATAGACCATCACCGCCGCCGAATCGTCTCCGGCACCGCTCAGGCGCGACGCGACGAGGTAGAGCTTGGCGACGTAGTCGTTGTTCGTCCACCGCCCCCCGATCCAGTACCCGTACCACACCATCAGCCGCCCACCGGCCCCCGCCATCTCGATGCTGCCGAAGGGCGCCCGCCGATCGCCGACCAGCGCGTCACGCTCGCCGTAGCTCGTCATCGACCACTGCGGATCCTTGCTCTTCAGCACCCGGTTCTCGGAATTGACCAACTCCTCGCCCGGCCCCTGATCGCGGTAGTAGGCAACGTACAGACCCACCGGCACCTCGCCCGCCTGCCAGGCCGCGCGCAGTTCGCCCCGCATGCCGGAATAGCGCGGCGACCACACCGGCAGTTGGGCGCCGGACACGGGCCGCCAGGCTCCGCTCGCCTGCAGGGCAGCGAACTCCACATCGCCGTGCCTCCCCTGCGCATCGAGAACGCCGAAAACCGGCTTCCAGGCAAGCACGGCCAACAGCGCGACAACCAGCAGCACAAACGACGAACGGCTCGTTCCGGACTGACTTTCGGCCAAGTCCCCGGCCTCGCGGGGCGCGATCATCGGCTGGTCGTCCTCGCGCCATCTCGCGCCGATCCAGAACAACGCGATCATCACCGCGGCAAAGAACACCCAGCCGTACACCACGTGATCGACCCCGGTCGCAATCCGGTTACCGCTGAAATGGCCCAGCATCACGATGCCCCAGGCACGGATCCAGTTCGCGAGGACGGGCAGGCCGACCGACAGAGCGACGAACACGAGGCGACGCCGCAAGGAACGGTAGGTCAGATACGCGTACAGGCTGCCGACCACGACCGACGCGATCAGGTAGCGCACGCCGCTGCATCCCTCGACGATGGACCAATGCCCTGAGGGGATCACCAGCATCCGCCCCTCCGCAAAGACGGGCACGCCGAAGAGCCGCAGTCCCGCGACGACGAAGTGCGCCGTCCAGTCCATCATCGACGGGAACAGGAATTCGCCGAAAGGCACGAGGAAAAAGAGGAAGCCGAGCGGAAAGGTGATCGCCCGCGCAAACCGGGTCCCCATCACCGCCCACACGAGCGAGATCACCATGCCCACCAGCGCGAACTGGGAAACGCTGTCCGCGCTCGCAAGTTCGCCGAGTAACCACGCGAAACCCGCCAGCAGCCCGGCGAACACGCCGAGCAGCGACGGCGCGACCGGCACGTCGCGCAGCTCGGCGCGCTCGCGCCAGATCAGCCAGCACGAGATCGGCGCAACAAGGAAGCCGTGGGCGAAGGTGTCCGAGCGGTTCCAGATCTTCACCAGCGAGATCACCGTCTCGTGGTGCACGCCCAGCAGCAGCGCGAGTCCGACTGCGAGCACGATCAGATGCATGCGCGCGCCGAGGAGCGACGGACCCGAAGCCACGCCGTCGCCGTCCGCCTGCAGCCGCAGTTGGTGATCCGGTGCGCTCATGCTGCCCCCGCCAGCCGCCCGTAGGGCGCGCGATACGCATCGACGCTGCGGCGCCAGTTGCGCTCGGCCTCGACGAATTGCCGCCCCGCGATGCGGTACTCGCCCCAGCGACCGCGCTGCGCGAGCATGCCGACCACCGCCTCGGTCAGCGCCTCGGCGTTGCCGGCGCGGAAGAGACGCCCGGTCTCGCCGTCGCGCACGAGCTCCTTGTGCCCGCCGACGTCGGACGCGACGAACACCCGCCCCTGCGCCATCGCCTCCAGCGGCTTGAGCGGCGTGACCAGCTCGGTGAGGCGCATCGAATGCCGCGGATAGGCGAGGAGATCGATCAGGTCGTAGTAGCGACTGACCTCCCCGTGCGGCACGCGCCCCGCGAAGATCACGCGGTCTGCGATGCCCAGCCGCTCCGCCTGCGCCTTCAGGTTCTCCTCCTGCGGACCGCCGCCCACCAGCAGCACGTGCAGCTCCGGATGCCGCGAGAGGATCGCCGGCACCGCCTCGAGCAGCAGGTCCAGCCCCTCGTAAGCATAGAAGGAGCCGACGAAGCCGATCACCGTCTTGCCGTCGAGTCCGAGCTTCGTCTTCAGCGCACGGTCGGGCTCGCCGGAAAGCTGGAAGGATTCGATATCCACCGCGTTCGGAATCACGGTCACGCGCCCCTTGGGAATGCCGCGCGCGACGATGTCCGCCCGCAGCCCCTCGCAGATCGTAAACACGTGGTCGACACGTTGCAGCGCCCAGGTTTCCAGCGTACGCGTGGCGCGATAACGCAGGCCATGCTCGCGCGCCGTGCCGTGATCGACCGCCGCATCCTCCCAGAAGGCGCGGATCTCATACACGACCGGAATGCGCAGTCTGCGCCCCGCGCGCAAGGCCGGCAGCGCATTGAGCACAGGAGAATGCGCATGGATCACGTCCGGCCTCACGGTCGCCGCGACCTCGCCGATACGCCGCTCGAGCGCCTGCATCAGCGCAACTTCGTGGACGACCGCCGTCCGGGCCTTCACCTCCGGCGTACGGAAGAAATGCAGCCCGTCGATGTCCTCTTCGGCGCCGGAAGCCTTGCCCTGCTTTGGCGACGTCAGGTGGAAAGTCTCCCAGCCCAGCGCGCGTTGCTCGCGCAGAATCGCCGCCGAGCGGAAGGTATAGCCGCTGTGCAGCGGAATCGAGTGATCGAAGACGTGCAGGATGCGCATCGCTTAGCCCGCCATCAGAACCGGTTCGGCTCTCGTGCCGAGCGCCCCGGAGTTGCGCACGAACGCATCGAACATCAGCAGGCTCCACAAGGGGGCGCTGTAATCCCGGATGCCCGACTGATGTGCGTCAACCAGGTGCCGCAAGGCATCGGGGTTGAAGAGCCCGGTGCCGGCGAGCACGTCGCCCAGCAAGGCCTCCCTGACGCGCGCCTTGAGCGGCCCGCGGAACCAGCGCGCTAGCGGGACAGAGAAACCCATCTTCGGCCGATACAGCACGTCGTTCGACAGCATCGGCTCCAGCGCCTTCTTGAACAGGTACTTGCCCTCCTGCCCCTTCACCTTCAGGCCCGAAGGCAGCGTCGCGAGCCATTCGACCAGCGGGTGGTCCATCAGCGGCTCGCGCACCTCGAGCGAATGCGCCATGCTCGCGCGATCGACCTTGGTGTTGATGTCGCCGACGAGATAGGTCTTGAGGTCGAGGTATTGCACGAGCGCCAGCGGATCGTCGGTCCGGGCGGTCGCTGCGTGACGGCGGAAGACATCGACCGCCGAATAGCCGCCGAGGGAAGCCTTGAAGGCGCTCGAATAAAGCTGCCGCCGCATGTCGTCGCGCACGATCGACACGGAATGGAAATAGGCCTGCACCGAATCCCGCGCCAGGGCCTGGAAGGTCGTCTTCGCGCGGAACACCCGCGGCGCCCAGTCCGCCTTCGGATACAGCCGCCCCAGCATGCCGAACATCGGCCGCCGCACGCCCAGCGGCAGGCTCGCGCGCAGCCGCTCCTCCATCATGTGCAGCCGGTAGCGCCGATAGCCGCCGAAGCTCTCGTCGCCGCCGTCGCCCGACAGCGCGACGGTCACCTTCTTGCGCGCGAGTTGGCACACGCGCCAAGTCGGGATCGCCGAGCTGTCCGCGTACGGTTCGTCGTAGAGCCCGGCGAGCGCGTCGATCAGGTCGAAGTCGTCCGCCTTCACGGTCTCGACGTAATGGTTCGTGCGATAACGCTCCGCGACCTGCTGCGCAAAGGCCGACTCGTTGAAGGCGGGGTCGTCGAATGCGATCGAGCAGGTATTCACCGGCTCGGCCGACAGCCCCGCCATCGTCGCGACCACCGCGCTCGAATCGACGCCGCCCGAGAGGAAGGCACCGAGCGGCACGTCGGAAATCATCCGCAGCCGCACCGATTCGCGCAGCCGCTCGCCCAGCTCGGCCGTCGCGTCTTCAAGACTCAAGGGGCTGTCGAGCGTGAAGTGCACGTCCCAGTAAGTCTTCGGCTCCGGCACCGGCTCGCCGCGGCGAACGACCAGCGTCTCCGCGGGCCCCAGCTTCTTCGCGCCGACAAAGATCGTGCGCGGCTCGGCGACGTAACCGAGCGCGAAGTACTCCTCGACGGCACACGGATCGATCGTCCGGTCGAGCCCGGGAAGCTGCATCAGCACCTTCAGCTCCGATCCGAACGCGAGCGTGCCGTCGGACAGTAGCGCGTAGTGCAGCGGCTTCACACCGAGCCGATCGCGCGCGAGGAAGAGCGTGTCGCGATTGCGGTCCCACAGCGCAAACGCGAACATGCCGCGGAAGCGCCGTACGCAGGCCTCGCCCCATTCCTCCCAAGCGTGGACGATGACCTCGGTGTCGCTACGCGTATGAAAGCGGTGGCCGCAGCGCTCCAGCTCGGGCACCAGCTCCTGGTAGTTGTAGATTTCCCCGTTGAACACGACGGCGACCGAGCCGTCCTCGTTGTAGAGCGGCTGCTGGCCCGTGGACAGGTCGATGATCGACAGTCGGCGATGCGCCAGCGCCACCCCCGGCTCGAGATGCACACCTCCGGCATCCGGTCCGCGGTGGAACTGGATGTCGTTCATGCGCTGCACGAGGTCACGCGGAAATTCGCGCTTGCCCCGGATATCGAAGAGTCCGGCAATCCCGCACATGACACCCCTCCAACCGACTCAGACCACTCAAACAGCCGCCACACTCAACCCACCGGCACCGCCCGTCCGGCGCCCGCCAGCAAGGACTCGTACAACCCAGCATAGCTCGCGACCATGCCGTCGATACTGAACTCCAGTTCCACACGCTGCCGCCCCGCCGCGCCGTGCCTCTTCGCGAGGACGGGATCGAGCGCATAAGGCTCCAGCGCCGCCGCCAGCATCACACTGTCGCCTGGGGGCACCAGCGCACCGGTCTCGCCCTCGACGACGAGTTCCGGATTCCCGCCGACCCGCGTCGCCACCACCGGCAAGCCGCTCGCCATCGCTTCGAGGACGGTGTTCGAGATCCCCTCGGCCCGCGACGGCAGCGCGAACACGTCCATCGCCCGCATCAGCTCCGGCACGTCGCCGCGCTCGCCCGTCACCCACACCCGATCGGTGATACCCGCGTCCCGAACAGCCGACTCCACCGCCCCCCGCAGGGCCCCGTCTCCGACGATCATCAGGCGCAGTCCCCGTGCGGCATTGCCGGCACGACGGAGGAGCAAGGCAAACGCACCGATCAGGTTCAGCGGATCCTTGATCGCCTCGAGCCGCCCGACCGTGCCGATCACCCGGACGTCCTCGTCGCCGAATGGCCAGTCCTTCAGCGCCGTCCGGAGCTCGCCACCGCCGCGAAAACGCGCGGTATCGACACCATTACAAATCCTTACGACATACCGATCCGGCACACCGACCGATGCCGTCAAATATGAGCGCAGATGATCCGACAAGGCTATGTAATGGGTCACGAATGGCCGATATAGCCGGCGCATGACGCGGAAACGGCGACGACTTCCAGCCGGATCCGAAACATCCCAGCCGTGTTCGCCATGCACCCGCACCGGCACACCGGCCAGGCAAGCCGGCACCACCGCTTCGAGCGCCGCGAGATTCCGCGTATGCACCACCGCCGGCCGCAGCTCGCGGAAGATCCGGTACAGCGCCGGATAGAGCTTCGCCCCATGTCCCGGGGGCTTGTGCAGCGAGAAGTAGCGCACATCGGGCTGCGTCACCCGCGCGCAGAAGGCCGGTACACACTCGGTCAGTGCGATCACCGCGTGGCGGAATCGCGTCGCGGGCAAGTGATTGATCAGATTGACGACGCCGTTCTCCAGCCCGCCGACGTCGAAGCGATAGACGACATGCACAATCAGGGCGCGCGGATCGTCATCGCGCCACGGCGAGACGCCGCCCTTCGCGGCAAACGCCTGTGCAGGTGGCCCCGTCAGCAGCGCATCGAGCCGTGTCAGATGCGCCTCCCAACTGTAGGCACGCTGCACGCACTGCCGCGCTGCGACGCCCATGGCCGCCCCTCTTCCGGGGTTGCCCAGCAACTCCAGCACCCGCTGCGCGAACTCTCCTTCCCCACCGGCTACGATGAATTCCCGCCCCGACTCGCCAGCAAGTCCCGTCGCGGAGGCCGCCGACACCACGACCGGCCGCGCCATCGCCATCGCCTCCAGCACCTTGTTCTGGATGCCCCGCGCTACGCGCAGCGGGGCGACCACGACGTCCGCTCCGGCGATCCAGGGACGCACGTCCGGCACGCTGCCCGTCACGACGACTCCCTCCCCGGCCAGCGCCTGTACCTCCGGCGCCGGGTTCATGCCGACGACGAAGAAACGTGCATCGGCCCGTGCCGCGCGAACGGCCGGTAGAATCTCGCGCGCGAACCAGCACACCGCGTCCACATTCGGCCAGTAGTCCATCGCCCCGGTGAATACGATCTTCGGCCCGCCCTGGGGATATGGATCCGGATAGCCCCGGTCGGGGGAGAAATACACGTCGTCCACCCCGTTCGGCATCGCCGAAACCTTCGCCGCCACTTCCGGCGCCCGGCTGCGAAAGAGATCCGCCTCCGCCTCGGTCACGAACAGGGCCGCATCCGCACACCCTGCCGCGTGCCGCTCGAATTCCAGCAGTCGCGTCCCCTCGCGCCGGTATAGCGCCGACATGGGCCACGCGTGGCGGTCCGCATACGCCGTCCACTTCGCCGAATCGACGTCGCAGAAGTCGACCACGCGACATTCCAGCCCGGGTACATCGAGGTACTGCGCCATCGGACCGGAAAACGCCAGCGCCCGACGAATGCCCTGCGAACGGATGATCTCGCCGACCCACCGGCGCAATCCCGTATCACGGTAGTACGGCAGGCTCAGCGCCTCGCCCGTCAGCAGCCCGCTCAGGCTCATCACGCGCGCCTGCCGCGGCGCGAGTGGCAGCGCGCAGATGTCCTCGCACCATTCACGCAGCGTCTGCACGTGCGGCCAGTCTTCCTGCTGATCCACGAAAGTGCCGAGGAACACCCGATGCGAGCGGGAAACCTGGCGCAGGATGTTGAACGACCGCACCTTGTCGCCCTTATTGGGCGGGTAAGGGATGCGATGCACCAGGTAAAGGAGCGGCGGCCGACTGTCCATCGTCATCCCAGATTGCGCACGATATGCGGCCCCAGCGCGTTCGCCACCGGCCGCGGCAGCCGCCGCCACAGCGCGATGAAGGCGCGGTACTTCGGATTCAGCGGATTGTTCTGCGGCACCTCGTCGCGCTTGTACAAGCGGTATTCGTAGGACAGCGGCTGCGGCACGAAACCCCAGTTCTTCTTGAAACTAAACGACCCGGTGCCGACCTTGCTGCGGCCAAAGTCGAACAGCCGATAGCCACGGGCCGCCGCGCGGCGCATCAGCTCCCAGTACTTGAAGTCGTTCGCCGCCAGCTCGCGCGCCGCCTCCGCATCGCCCGCGTAATACGGCAAGACCTCGTCGCGGAAGTAGAAGGACAACACGCTCGACAGTGGCCGGCCGGCGCTGTCCGTCACCGTCAGCACCTCGCAGTCGGGCCCGAACTCCTTCAGCAGGCGCGCGAAAAAGGCCTTGGGCAGCGCCGGCGTTCCGTGCCGATGCACATTGTCCGCATACAGCGCAAAGAAGCGCTCGACGTCGCCGTCGATTTCGCTCGCCAGCCCGTTGGCGATGCCCTTGCGCACCATCGCGCGCTGCTTGCGCGGAATCTCGCGCATGTTCGCGTCGTCGTCCGCGTGGATCGGCTTGCGGAAGGTGACGTACAGATCCTGCCGCGGCCAGTCCGCATGCCGCGCCATTACGTTGCGCAATTCCAGATGCTGCACCCCGAGGCGACGCGCGATCGCCTCCGCCTCGGCCTCCAGCGGTGCGACCGCTTCCGCGAAACCTGCGATCCCGCCATACACGCAAAACGGCAATGAAGTCAGCGCGTGGCCGAAGAGCCGACTGCGGACTTCCGCCAGCGGCAGGACGCCGATGATCTCCCCGGCTCGCTCCGCGAAGAGGAAGAAGGTGCGGTGCCGAAACACCTCGCGCACGATCCCTTCCCACGCCGAAAGATGGAAGAAAGTCGCCTCCGGGCAGGCGCGCACGAAAGCGTCCCAGCGCG
It encodes:
- a CDS encoding XrtA/PEP-CTERM system amidotransferase encodes the protein MCGIAGLFDIRGKREFPRDLVQRMNDIQFHRGPDAGGVHLEPGVALAHRRLSIIDLSTGQQPLYNEDGSVAVVFNGEIYNYQELVPELERCGHRFHTRSDTEVIVHAWEEWGEACVRRFRGMFAFALWDRNRDTLFLARDRLGVKPLHYALLSDGTLAFGSELKVLMQLPGLDRTIDPCAVEEYFALGYVAEPRTIFVGAKKLGPAETLVVRRGEPVPEPKTYWDVHFTLDSPLSLEDATAELGERLRESVRLRMISDVPLGAFLSGGVDSSAVVATMAGLSAEPVNTCSIAFDDPAFNESAFAQQVAERYRTNHYVETVKADDFDLIDALAGLYDEPYADSSAIPTWRVCQLARKKVTVALSGDGGDESFGGYRRYRLHMMEERLRASLPLGVRRPMFGMLGRLYPKADWAPRVFRAKTTFQALARDSVQAYFHSVSIVRDDMRRQLYSSAFKASLGGYSAVDVFRRHAATARTDDPLALVQYLDLKTYLVGDINTKVDRASMAHSLEVREPLMDHPLVEWLATLPSGLKVKGQEGKYLFKKALEPMLSNDVLYRPKMGFSVPLARWFRGPLKARVREALLGDVLAGTGLFNPDALRHLVDAHQSGIRDYSAPLWSLLMFDAFVRNSGALGTRAEPVLMAG
- a CDS encoding FemAB family XrtA/PEP-CTERM system-associated protein; the protein is MDRPSVVVKQLSAGDRARWDAFVRACPEATFFHLSAWEGIVREVFRHRTFFLFAERAGEIIGVLPLAEVRSRLFGHALTSLPFCVYGGIAGFAEAVAPLEAEAEAIARRLGVQHLELRNVMARHADWPRQDLYVTFRKPIHADDDANMREIPRKQRAMVRKGIANGLASEIDGDVERFFALYADNVHRHGTPALPKAFFARLLKEFGPDCEVLTVTDSAGRPLSSVLSFYFRDEVLPYYAGDAEAARELAANDFKYWELMRRAAARGYRLFDFGRSKVGTGSFSFKKNWGFVPQPLSYEYRLYKRDEVPQNNPLNPKYRAFIALWRRLPRPVANALGPHIVRNLG
- a CDS encoding TIGR03087 family PEP-CTERM/XrtA system glycosyltransferase, whose protein sequence is MTMDSRPPLLYLVHRIPYPPNKGDKVRSFNILRQVSRSHRVFLGTFVDQQEDWPHVQTLREWCEDICALPLAPRQARVMSLSGLLTGEALSLPYYRDTGLRRWVGEIIRSQGIRRALAFSGPMAQYLDVPGLECRVVDFCDVDSAKWTAYADRHAWPMSALYRREGTRLLEFERHAAGCADAALFVTEAEADLFRSRAPEVAAKVSAMPNGVDDVYFSPDRGYPDPYPQGGPKIVFTGAMDYWPNVDAVCWFAREILPAVRAARADARFFVVGMNPAPEVQALAGEGVVVTGSVPDVRPWIAGADVVVAPLRVARGIQNKVLEAMAMARPVVVSAASATGLAGESGREFIVAGGEGEFAQRVLELLGNPGRGAAMGVAARQCVQRAYSWEAHLTRLDALLTGPPAQAFAAKGGVSPWRDDDPRALIVHVVYRFDVGGLENGVVNLINHLPATRFRHAVIALTECVPAFCARVTQPDVRYFSLHKPPGHGAKLYPALYRIFRELRPAVVHTRNLAALEAVVPACLAGVPVRVHGEHGWDVSDPAGSRRRFRVMRRLYRPFVTHYIALSDHLRSYLTASVGVPDRYVVRICNGVDTARFRGGGELRTALKDWPFGDEDVRVIGTVGRLEAIKDPLNLIGAFALLLRRAGNAARGLRLMIVGDGALRGAVESAVRDAGITDRVWVTGERGDVPELMRAMDVFALPSRAEGISNTVLEAMASGLPVVATRVGGNPELVVEGETGALVPPGDSVMLAAALEPYALDPVLAKRHGAAGRQRVELEFSIDGMVASYAGLYESLLAGAGRAVPVG